CTGTAAGAAGCATATTAAAAGCCATTTAAGAGCTTAAAAGCCAGGATGCCTTTACAAAAGTGTTTTTGAACTTTAAACATAACTCTGAAAGAGTCTTAACTCTAAATATCCCTTTAACAGAAatgttgttactttttaaaaacgaTTTTCAGTGATTCTTTCAGATATGGCCTACTCTCTTTGCTCTCTGCCTTTGCTTACATGACTTTCTCTATTTAGAACACTGCCCACCTAACCTCAATTCCTCCAGTCCCCTGGCTGGCTTGTACTTCTTGAAGACTTTGCGGAATTAGGAGGCTTTCCATAGGCAGAGTAGGTGGGGAAGGGCATAGCAGATTGAAGAAATAGCAAGAGAGAAGGCAAAGAACAGAGTAAATGCACAGCAAATACCAGAAATGGTGAATTCTCCTCTGTGGGTGGAGGTAAAATGCATGGCAGAGCCTAGCAATACCCTTACTAGGCTAGTGCTACTTATTAGGCCAAGTGATCAAGTGACAGATTTTAAATACAGTAACATGTGGCTTTTGCTAGAGACTATTGTAGCACAGTATTGGCAATATAGTAGAAATAATTCCCTATTACCCAGTCCTCGGATGTATGGTGAATAGTATTATTTCCTTTCAGAATTAACCAGTTACCTGACCCAAAATGCAGCAGCAAGACCATAGCATAAATTAAAGTTTGATGATTTCTGCAGTTTGGATGGTGTCAGAAAACCTGGGAAGGAAATTATCTAGCTTGTTTGATCTATTTTGCAATGAGCAGGACCTCAAATTACAGGGATATTGAGTGCTAAAAGAACAGATTGCACGCCAGTCACAacgggaagaaagaaaacaaaaaagaacatgcTGGGATCACTAATCCTTGGGAAAAAATACACTAATCTGAATTAGCCAAGCCTAAATTAGTTACCATTTCCTAGCAACCCATGTGCCTCAGGAGCCAACGAAATGCCACCTTTGGATTGGGGTCAAGTCCTACTCCTCATAGGGACTGCTCCCACAAGGAAGCCATTCTGACCCGTGGCCAGGCTCCTGGACTTGCAGGGGGCAGCTGGAGGGGTGCTCGTCCTGTTTCACGAGACTGGTACACAGCACCTCCATTAGTTGAGAGAGTAATTACTTCACTTTAACCTTTCAGCATCTAGTGTCCCCCAGAGAGTCAGAGGGTATTGCTCCCTACACCCCAACTCTCTCACTCCCTGCATATTCTGCTAGCAGCCATGCTGCCACAACAGAAATGAGACTAGGTCCTCTGCACCCCTAAGCCAAACCCCACAGGGCAGCCTCAGCTGAGTCATGAGTGAAATGCCGCTGTCCTAACCACAGTATCCCAACGTCCTCAATAACTTCGAGGAAGCAGCACTGCTTCACTACCAAGTGGTTATTTGCACACCCTGACAAAAGCCATGCCAATGCTTCTCTCCATTAATACAATTTAGATTTACCTGCATCAGTGACATTCTGaggtttttttaattcatttttctcataTACTGACACAggtaatattttaattacttaataCTAATAGCAAAAACAAGATTGCAGGAACAAAAAATCTATAGTAATGACATAAATTATAGTGAAACAAGATTATAAAGACAGAGAGGTCTGTCTCACTAGTGTGAGCTATTGCAAATCCAAAcactggctgggcatagtggttcacacctacaagctcagcactttgggaggccgaggtgggaagctcacttgagcccaggagttcgagaccagcctaagcaacaaagtgagaccccatctatacaaaaattaaaataattagccaggtgtgtggtacgtgcctgtagtcccagctactctggaggctgaggcaggagggtggcttgagcccaggaattcaaggacgTAGTGAGTTatgttgtgccactgcactccagcctgggtgacagagtgagaatctgtctctaaaaaaaaaagaaaaaagaaaaaaagaaagaaaaaaaaacgacCTAGGGTTACCTCTGGAGCTAATGGTGACCTGAATCGTGACACCAACGAGCTAGTTTCAGGAAAATAGTTTAATCCCTAGAGCCCCCAGGAATCATCTCATTTTCTGCTTTCTAATCACATTCTAATCAGAGCAAGCAAGTCTAGATCAAATAGTGTGGTTAGTATAGATCTGATATACCATAAATGGACGTAAGAAACATCACTTTGCTTTCTTcccaaatctaacaaaatatgtctCTAAGCACCTCTTCCCCCGTGTGGTGAGGCATTGTTAGTTTTGTTAAACTTTTTAAGCTGATCTCCTGTCCAGGAGCTTCTAGGAGtctcaaaaaactacaaagtTCAGAAAACCTGGGGAAGACCTTAGAGCTTCAGCCTGTCATGGTCATGCCTGAGCTATTCAGACAGTGGTTATTGCCCAAGCTGACGTGGTCATTCAAAGGCAGGAGGCTCCTTTTCCAAGCTTTGTTGATGCCCAAGGCAGGGCAATTTGTGTTCAATTTCTCCAACAACTACATGCCATCCAAGAGACTTCTTGCCATTGCCCTGGACCCCACATGGGAGTGAGATGCAGAGTGCTACCAGTCTTGGAATCTGCTACCATTATCACCCTAGATGTGACCAAATTTGCCTCGTTAATACCCAGCGGCCTCAGAATGTCCCTCCCCAGCTTATCCTCTCTCAGTGGAATTTGTTTTCCAAACAACAGCCTGGATAGGAGGTAGCATTCTGGAAGCATGGCAACTTGTGTTTCTTCCAGGAAATATAAATGCTATTCTTGCAagagttttaaatctttttttttaaaactgtgtaaTAAAAGTGACCCTACCAAAAGAACACTGTACTGAGATATTCTTTCTAGTTAATTTTTACATGGCTTATATGTTATCTGAATGCTGCTCATGAAGCTCTGTGAAAATATTTCGCTTATTTCCATTGAAATTTAAGAGAACACAGATCTGGGTACAGATGAGCTGCAGAAGAAAGATGATTATAAAGTAACACGACTGCCTCAACAAATATGACAGAGTTCATATATGCAGATGAATGAGGAAGCCTTCAAAATAATCACCCTTACTTTAGTAATTCCACTAtcgattaaaatatttttggaacttCTCTCTTAGAGTCCCCTTCAAGGCCTAAAACAcactcctctctttctccctccctttctttctcttattttctcttatCTCCCTGAGATATTCGTTATAGCTtatgtcttattttgttttgccTCTGTTTCCTTTGAGTTCCTCTTCTCGAAATGTTTCTTTTGATAATAATGTCACTCTGTCTTTCACAATAGTGTCTTTCATCAAGTATCCTCCACTGATTGTGTAAGAGTAATACAAAGCGCCAAGGAGCTGAGCAGAAAATCTGTAAGCCTGGGTACGTCTCACCACAGGCAATTGATCAAGACTGGCCATTTCACTGTGGGCCCCAAATATTAATATCTATAGGTCTTTTCTCCTGGTTCAGACATTTACTCCAGAGAGGATCCTATTGGCTCCTGCCTGGGAGGTGGTTTTGGCAGCCAGACATCAAGGAGCTCAGTTCAGGCAGGTTGAGAGCTGGGTGACTGGCTTACTGCTCAGAATGCAGATTTGTATTTAATGCCCCTATTTTCATTATGGCATTATCCCCTGTCTTTAGTCATGCCTTGAGTCCTAAGTCCAGAGTCTCTGGTTCATCCTCTCCAAAGAGTGATCTTCTCATCCTTCTTCTAGGGTTGGGAAAAGGCAGCAACCTGGTTTCCTGGTCTGGGGGAGAAAATCTGGGGCTTAACTGTTCCATATACAGATTTCCAACCTGTCTTCCTGTTTATAGCACTGCCGTGCAGTCCTGCCTTCAGAATTACTGAGTTTTTTTCCAGGATCTAGGGCACAAACTAGTTTGCTTTGTATTGATTTCCCTTTTTCCAGGCACTCAGGTGTCAGCTTTCTCCATTATCCTAAGTTAGTTACTACTCAACCACTCTGTATTATAAACTTTTATTGACATTTCTCATCTATTATCATCTCTTCTGCTTTTCCTTTGCCCTTATTGGTTTATACCTTTTCAAACTCCTTTTGTTGATACTTTAATGGAATTTGGAAAGTGAACAGAGAGAAACCTGTGTGCCCAACCCACCACTTTCAACAGAAGGCCTAGTGGCTTATgattgtaatcacagcactttgggaggccaagacaggaggattgcttgagcccaggagttcaagaccagccttggcaacataacgagactctGTTATGTTAAATTAGCTGtgttatgaaaaattagctgtgtgtggtggtacatgcctgtaggtgggaggatcacctgagcctgggaaatcaAAGCTGAAAAAACATAATTGCACTgcttcactccagtctggacaacagagtgagacagtgtTGGTTATATAGTTTGGTTATTTGTGCCCATCCAAATCTCCTGTTGagttataatccccagtgttggaggtggggcctggtgggaggtgtttgggtcatgggcgCAGACCCCTCGTGGCTTGGTGCTATcctggtgatagtgagtgagttctcacgagatctggttgttgtaaAGTGTGGCCCCCGCCAACCCCCGGcaactctcttgctcctgctccaccACGTGAAATACctgttcctccttcaccttcctccataattgtaagctccctgaggcctctccagaagcagatgctgatgccatgcttcctgaacagcctgcagaaccatgagccaattaaatctcttctcttataaattacccattgtcaggtatttctttataacaacatAAGAATGGCCTAACAGAGCTGCGTGCAATGGCTCCtgcttgtaatccaagcattttgggaggctgagacaggaggattgcttaagtccaagagttcaagaccagcctgggcaacacagcaagactgtgtttctactaaaaatttaaaaagttggccaggagtagtggcacacacctgtggtcccagctactcgcctgtggtcccagctacttggaaggctgaggcaggaggattgcttgagcccaggagttcacgctgcagtgagccaagattgtgcccttgcactctagcctgggcaacagagcaagaccctgtctccaatacaacaaaacaaaacaaaactggcctAACACcctatctaaaaacaaaacaaaacaaaacagagggcTATAGCACATTCTTTAGAATATCTTAAATTATGGCAAATCTCCATCTTTTCAGGATGGTTTTAGTTTTGGGGAATAGTCAAAAGTGTGAGAAACCCTTGGTCAAATTCCCTTTCCTAGGCCTGAAGCCCCCAACACTCaccataaataattatttttctctatcttgAGAAACAAATAAGTTGAGTAAATCATGACTATTGCCCATTGTAATACAACAAAGTAATCTAGGGTCTGTAAGCAACTTTCctaaaaagataaaatgcatACATTGCATCAAAAAGAACATGCAGTACATACAAAATTTCTGAGGAAGAAAAATTATCTCTGCCCTCAAATCATGCTTACTtgctatcttatttttaaatagattgcTCATTAAACCTACCTCAAATGGAATGACAGGATCATAAATGGATGTTATAACTGCCCTTAACTTCTTCCCCAGAGGAGATAATTAAGGGGATCAAAAACACTTCTTCCCTTTGCAGTAGTCACATGATAACATGCTATCACTTTGGTTCAGGTTGGCAAGCAAATATTTGCTTGTTCCACTTCCAAGAAAGTATAAGGTCATAACtatttaaacatttgaaaacaaaaattaatcttATCAGCATAAGGCTGAAACCAGCATATGTAATAACTGGCTGTTCTTTAGTATTGAGTTGGGAATGGCATAAAGGGGATCAAAGactaactcttttttttcttctttctttcttttttttatttttgagacacagtctcactctagttgcccaggctggagtgcagtggcacgatctcagctaactgcagcctcaacctcctgggttcaggtgatcctctgaccctcaacctcccgagtagctgggactacaagcacattttttaattttttttttatttttagtaaagatagggttttgccatgttgcccaggctggtctccaactcctggtctcaagcagtcctcctgcctcggcctcccatagtgctggaaatacaggcatgagccactgcgcccagccaagactaACTCTTTTAATTGGTTTCTGTCTCTTTGGGTCCTGAAAATCTGTCtcactatttattattattattatttgagacagagtctcactctcttgcccaggctggagtgcaatggcacaatctcggctcactgcagcctccgcctcctcggttcaagcgattctcctgcctcagcgtcccaggtagctgggattataggcacccaccaccacacccaactaatttttctatttttagtagagacggggtttcaccatgctggccaggctggtctcgaactcctgacctcaggtgatcagcctgccttggcctttcaaagtgctgggattacaggcatgagccaccgcagctggccttttttttttctttcttttttttttttttgagacagagtctcactctgttgtccaggctggagtgcagtggtgtgatctcagttcaccacaacctccgcctcccaggttcaagtaattctcctgcctcagcctcccaagtagctggaattataggcgcaccaccacgcccagctaattttatatttttagtagagatggagtttcaccatgttggtcaggctggtcttgaacgcctgacctcaggtgatccacccacctcggccccccaaagtgctgggattacaggcatgagccactgcacctggacctATTTATTACTGAAGAATCAAAATTAGGCCTAGCCTGAAAAATGAGATTATTCTTGATTTTTGAACAGGGTCCTTGAACTGTCATTTAAAACGAAATCTGGTAATCTTTAGAGGCCATTGATGAAAAATAAGGGTAACTACAAAGTGATGACACTTTGTGTGGCTCAGAATCTGTCCTCTTAGGCAGATACAGAAGCGCAGTTCTTTTTGAGTTCTGGTAGCATTGTTTTAAAAGCTGTGCACAGCCTCCTGAGATTGCTATTTTCAAAGGTAGCATTTAGTTGGATATATGTTTgggtaggttttatttttaaaatgctgttgcTTTCTAATGACCCCTTATGTTCTAATACGGAAATGGGAGGCAAAGTATTGTGAAAAGTAGTTGGTAAAGTAggccggatatggtggctcacacctgtaatcccagcactttggaaggccgaggcaggcagatcacgaggtcaagagatccagaccatcctggccacatggtgaaaccctgtctctactaaaaatacaaaaattagctgggcatggtggcacatgcctgtagtcccagctacctgggaggctgaggcaggagaattgcttgaacccgggaggcagaggttgcaatgaactgagattgcgccactgcactccagcctggtgacagagtaagactccatctcaaaaaaaaaaaaaaggtagttggTAAAGTTGTTCACATGAAccttatttataatagtaaaacactgattgataataataaaaaatttgctATAGTAACAAAAAGAGTCTAGAGTAAGAAACTAGCTGAGCAACATGGTGTCACACTATACACCCATTAAGACAACAGGCACATGTGTCATGTCCATTTTGTGGAAAagatatgtaaaataattttaagtaaaaaagataaatataaaaaagtgaaTGCATACAAAACAATTTCACAAAATTGAATGTTACTCAAAAATCACAGCTCATTTTAAGCTGCACAaaatagtcatttttttctttataattgctCAAATTCataatcaaacagaagaaagttcCTGTCTTGGAAATAGTGCTATGCCCCAATTCTTCCAGAGCCAGTACTTTAaacaattccatttcattattttcctgtAGACAAATTCTTAGGACATCAGCGTATCTCTCTTCAAGCATTAAAAAATCTCTTTAGAGTCAGTGGATCAATAGACAGTTCCTGTTTTCCACACAACTGAAAGGGTGGAGCCCCCAAACCACAAGGGGAAGAAGGAAGTTAAAAGATGTTAAATACTGGGGCCAGCTCACCCTGGTCAGCCTAGCACTCTGACCTAGCAGTCAACATGAAGGCTCTCATTGTTCTGGGGCTTGTCCTCCTTTCTGTTACCGTCCAGGGCAAGGTCTTTGAAAGGTGTGAGTTGGCCAGAACTCTGAAAAGATTGGGAATGGATGGCTACAGGGGAATCAGCCTAGCAAACTGTAAGTCTACTCTCCATACTTCCAGAGAATTAGCTACGTATGGAACAGACActaggagagaaggaagaagaagaaggggctTTGAGTGAAtagatgttttatttctttgtgggtTTGTATACTTACAATGGCTAAAAACATCAGTTTGGTTCTTTATAACCAGAGATACCCGATAAAGGAATATGGGCATGGCAGGGGAAAATTCCATTCTAAGTAAAACAGGACCTGTTGTACTGTTCTAGTGCTAGGAAGTTTGCTGGGTGCCTGAGATTCAATGGCACATGTAAGCTGACTGAAAGATACATTTGAGGACCTGGCAGAGCTCTCTCAAGTCCTTGGTATGTGACTCCAGTTATTTCCCACTTCGAACTTGGGCTCTGAGAGCCTAGAGTGATGCAGTATTTTTCTTGTCTTCAAGTCCCCTGCCGTGACgtgggatttttattttatttttattttattttattttatttttaaagacagtctcactgtgtggcccaggctggagtgcagtggcatgatctcagctcactgcaacctctgccttctgggctcaagtgattcttgtgcttcagccttctgagcagctgtgactacaggtgtgtaccaccacacccagctaattttttgtattttcagtagagatggggtttcaccatgttggccaggctggtcttgaactcctggcctcaaatgatctgcccacctcagcctcccaaagtggtaggattacaggtgtgaaccactgcacccggccgacatGGGATTTTTAACAgtgatgtttttaaagaatatattgaaTTCCCTACACAAGGGCAGTAGGAACCTAGTTCCCTTCAGTCACTCTTTGTATAGGATCCCAGAAACTCagcatgaaatgttttattatttttatctactCTACTTGATTAACTATCTTTCATTTTCTCCCACACAATTCAAGACGTGCCATGAGGAAAAGTTATTTTACAGTTTAGTACATAGTTGTCGATGTAATAATCTCTGTAGTTTTCAGATTTAATTCAGACATTTCCCCTCAATAgctatttttgaatgaatgagtgaagggaTGAAATCACAGAATAGTCTTGTTTTCAAGATTCTAACTTGATATCCAAATTCACCTTTAGATATTATAAGAAAATTTCTATCAGAAAATCCTTatgtttttctgatttaaaaaaagcatttttccATCAGCCTATGTATCTGCTATGAATTTACAAAATCTACTCAACAGCTCTGTTGATTTTTCTGTTCTTGGCTGAATGTTGCCTGAGGGATGGGAGCACGGGAAGGGTAAAAGTAATGGAAGaaacatgtattttaatatttttaaaagtatgttataTTGTTCGTTGGTGTTACAAGATGATTTGCATTACAAAAGGATTCTCTTACAAGTCCCTTATCTTAACACTAAAGTGCTAAGATATTTTATAAGTAAATCTTTATACTTATAAAACAAATCAGTAAAATAGAAGTAGCTAAGTAGAACTGATTTTGCTATAGAGTATAAGTCACTTAGTGTTGCTGTTTATTACTAAAAATAAGTTCTTTTCAGGGATGTGTTTGGCCAAATGGGAGAGTGGTTATAACACACGAGCTACAAACTACAATGCTGGAGACAGAAGCACTGATTATGGGATATTTCAGATCAATAGCCGCTACTGGTGTAATGATGGCAAAACCCCAGGAGCAGTTAATGCCTGTCATTTATCCTGCAGTGGTAAGACAAGCTAATATTTGACCAATCTGGTTATACTTACAAGAATTGAGATTCAATACAAATGAAAAAGCCTTGAAAGGTTCATGAGGGACCTAGAAAAACTACATCTCAACTTCCAGAAAGtcattattattttcctcataaTTCCCTGagtaagaaattaaagaagtGGTATCATAAAAGGTTGATGTTTTTTAATATACAGAAGTTTCTGGAATGACCTATTAATTTACTGTCAATGGCCTTACTGATGCTTTGTCCAGAACAATGCCATTGCTCCTGCTTACTTTGGGGAGGTTTTGGGATAATTTAGTTGTATGGTCCTTTttcaattgttttacttttttttttatgaaatgtTCTAAATGTATAGAAAATTAGAGACATCAGTATAATAAACAGCCATATGCCCATTATGCACTTTAAaagttgttaacattttgccatagttgcttcttctatgtcttttttttttttttttgctgagagttttttgttttgttttgttttgttttg
The sequence above is a segment of the Pan paniscus chromosome 10, NHGRI_mPanPan1-v2.0_pri, whole genome shotgun sequence genome. Coding sequences within it:
- the LYZ gene encoding lysozyme C; translation: MKALIVLGLVLLSVTVQGKVFERCELARTLKRLGMDGYRGISLANWMCLAKWESGYNTRATNYNAGDRSTDYGIFQINSRYWCNDGKTPGAVNACHLSCSALLQDNIADAVACAKRVVRDPQGIRAWVAWRNRCQNRDVRQYVQGCGV